The following are encoded in a window of Gossypium raimondii isolate GPD5lz chromosome 13, ASM2569854v1, whole genome shotgun sequence genomic DNA:
- the LOC105782649 gene encoding B3 domain-containing protein At3g19184, producing the protein MAESELSYEETRKRRLEENKKRMEELNLKSLSQALKSKSVKSSPAKPRTPRKQVELTAVRRSSRVADKPKPDYKDVPLEPFERLRRGYNRGHSHRDLFNRVYASAEERAYAIERAEHLESTLDSEYPSFVKPMLQSHVTGGFWLGLPNQFCKKNLPHHDVMVTLVDEEGEEFVTKYLADKTGLSGGWRGFSIDHNLVDGDALVFQLVAPTEFKVYIIRAYESDDNGGGEDEKGGEDEREEENREDEKEEKREDDGKEADVEPDVQNRRSKRIRARK; encoded by the exons ATGGCGGAATCAGAGTTAAGCTATGAAGAAACGCGTAAAAGGAGATTGGAAGAGAACAAGAAGAGGATGGAAGAACTGAATCTCAAAAGCCTCTCTCAGGCTTTGAAGAGCAAGAGCGTCAAGTCATCTCCG GCAAAGCCCCGAACACCTCGGAAACAGGTGGAGTTGACGGCAGTGAGACGGTCTAGTCGTGTTGCTGACAAACCCAAACCGGACTACAAAGAC GTTCCTCTTGAACCTTTTGAGAGACTCAGAAG GGGGTACAACCGAGGCCACAGCCACAGAGATCTATTTAATCGAGTTTATGCTTCGGCTGAAGAAAGAGCTTATGCAATTGAAAGAGCAGAACACCTTGAATCTACATTAGATTCTGAGTACCCAAGTTTTGTGAAGCCCATGCTTCAGTCACATGTAACTGGAGGGTTTTGGCTA GGTTTACCGAACCAGTTTTGCAAGAAAAACTTGCCTCATCATGACGTGATGGTAACTTTGGTGGATGAGGAAGGAGAGGAGTTTGTAACCAAATACCTTGCAGACAAAACAGGTCTTAGTGGTGGTTGGAGAGGATTTTCAATTGACCATAATCTAGTTGATGGGGATGCTTTAGTATTCCAGCTAGTAGCTCCTACAGAGTTTAAG GTGTATATTATCAGGGCATACGAGTCAGACGACAATGGAGGTGGAGAGGACGAAAAAGGAGGAGAAGATGaaagggaagaagaaaatagagaagatgaaaaagaagaaaaaagagaggatGATGGCAAAGAGGCAGATGTTGAGCCAGATGTCCAAAACAGAAGATCTAAACGAATCCGTGCAA GGAAGTAG